Within the Rosa rugosa chromosome 2, drRosRugo1.1, whole genome shotgun sequence genome, the region ttctcctctctcctcctctctctctctcctctccttctcctccgcccaaaccatcactaaagCCGCCGAGATCCTCTCCAATTTGCATCCTTaacctttttttaaaaaatagaCTACTACTGCCATTTTGTAAAATAGACCTCGACGTCGCTGTTGtgatgctgccggacgggtgtttggatggtctatatatatatatagcctttGGCTTCTGAGATTGTTGGCGTGGGGATGACAGTAGTGGCGGTCAAGGGCACAGGTATAGGGACGTGTTAGCAGCGTCGGGCTGAGTTTGGATGGTGTTCCAGCTCTCCTCCGGCAGCAGAGGCAGCGAGGGCGACATCGAGGAATTAACCGATCGATTGGTGCGCAAGGGATCCGATTTCGGTTTGGGTTCGGGTCTGGCTGGCACGTACAGATGCGTCTGTCTTTTCTGGCTAGTGGCGTCTCGGTGGCGCATGTTTCCTAGAGTCAATGGCGGTGGTACGGCAGTGGTGGGCTGCAGCAACGGTGTCTCTCGCGGTGCTTATGGTCGATCCTACATGGGAGGTGGAGCTGGAAATGGGCTAGACCTGCTGTTGGGCCTGTTTTGACTTTCTTTGGGCCTTTTGACAGTTTCGGCCCGGTCTAGGCTTGTTTTGTCTTCTAATTTTTCCTACTAAATAGGCATTTGCCATTTGTCTGCTTAATtttagtttctctagttgtacacaaATTGAGGTCTCTAGAAGACTGCTTTACTATTATGAGAGTTAGGTTATTCAAGGTTTTGGTCTGTTGTTAGGCTCCTTGTTTAATAATCGAGCTAAATTTGTATTCTAATGAGGGTTCTTGTCAATTTGTTCAATAGCTTGAGCCATTTATGTTTGGATCAAGACAAAAATTGATGTATGTGTTTTTTTTGCTATGGATAAGTACTGAAATTATCtagtttctcaaaaaaaaaaaaaaaaaaaaccatggcTGGCCTGCGATACTCATTTGTTGCAAATTCTGTATAGCAGTTTGTTAGTTCGCATCATTGGTTTGGTATGGAACTTTTGATTGACTTGGAGTACGGCTGTGCAAGCATTCATAATACAATGTGATATTTTCTCAAGATTTTGATATTGTAACCAAAACTATTTTGTTAGTACTCCATCCATAGAACTATATATAGCTTAGTTTTGTAAAATCAGTTTTGCGTCTCAAACTCATCATCGTGATTTTTCTTTCTATCTGATTAGTTTCACCGCATTCTCACTTCTAGCTACAGCTATTGCACAAGTTTGTTACCATAGTGTTGACTGTTGAGGATTTTTATATTCTCTAACCATGAATTAgaacatataattttttttgcaCCTAAACTGTAGTTAAAACTTGACTGGTTTAGTTTTTTCAGTTTCTTGaacatataatttttttgcaCCTAAACTATAACTgcaatgctttttttttttttgtcaatttgtaATTAACTataattgacaaaaaaaaaaaacattgcaaTTATGGTTTGGCACTTTCATTGGTGAGTACAAATTTTATAGGCGCACTCTTCCTTTCCACCCATGGACCCGAATCCATTAGTATGTTTCAAGTGTAATAACATTGATGCCTGCAATTACAGAGATTGAGTTACTCGATCAGGAAGAAGTTTGAGCTAGTTACTTTGAATGAGAAAAGATATATAGATATCCTAGCTAGGTAAATAGGTAATATAATGACAATTGAAAATGACTACTGAAATCGAAATCCCAAAATAACATACCTTTACGTACGAACAGATGAGTTCAAAGGAAGAACAGAGAAGATAACACCGCTCTGGCCATTCGCACTATAGTAGACTAGCAAATAAATCAAGTCTTTTAAGAAAGTTAACACAGAAATTACTCCTAATGAACTTAAATGCTCAACTCTGAAAAGTTGAGTCACAATTCACCTTATGAGAAGATATCGATGCAGGTTTTGAGTCAAACATTATCTGGCCAGAACTCCCTACAAAAGGCGCGCTCAAATTCCTTCTCTTGCAATCTTTTTTCCAACTCCTGTATCTTCGTCCTCTTCTTTGCTGCGAGTCGAGATTCCTTGGTTTCTGAACGCAGCTTCTTCTTCTGTAATTTGTCTGCTCCCAGGCCCAGTTTATTATTCTTCACGTAGGTTGCTACAGGCTCCAACCTTCCCTGCTCAGAAATCCCAAGACCAGTTCCCTCTTTCCAACCTTGTTTCTTCAAAAGCCGAAAACCTATGTTGGATGAATTAATGGTTGTTAATGAACTTGAAACCGCCATGTCGTTCCTGCTTCTACTTACCAATTGGTTAGAGAAGTTATATGTGGTCTATTATTGCCAAAGAATCCAGACTATAAAAGGTTTGGATAACGACGATCAAAGAACTCCTAGTAACTATAAGTTTCCTATTTTCCATTGGATTAGTTTCTTTgttgcttctttttttgtttagcaAATTACCCATAAGGGTCTTATATTATCACTTAAGCCACCATATGTTTTTATCCCTCATGAAGCAACCAAAATATAAGAAATAtcattatttacgaaaataccACGGCATCCAAGCAACTATTCTTATTAATTAAAAAGCTACTACCAATGACTAAAAAAATACTGCTATAAACGAATCAAAAAGTTACTGTTAATGAACTGAAAAATTACTGTTAGTTGACAATAACTATTCGAAAGAAGATAGTGACTTTTATAATGAATGATAAtaacttttctgaaaattaatagtAACTTTTCTGAAAATTGATAGTAGCTTTTCGGTGCGTCGATACTAGCATTTCGATGCATCAATAGTAGTGTTTTGGTCATTCGACAATAGCTTTTTTGTTCGTCGGAAGTATCTTTTCTATTCATGGGAAGTAGTTTTTTTGTTCGTTGGAAGTAGGTTTTTCAATTAATGACAGTAGCTGTTTTGACTAagtatatttacaaaaatatatgaCAACTAAAAGTGCAGTGACAGTTTTGTAAATATTGATATTTCTTATATTTTGGTGGTTTTATGAGGAAAAAATGTTAGATGGCATAGAGAGCAACAAAGTTATTATAAGTGGCCTTATTTTTAATTAGTTATTTAAACTAATTGTCTAAACCCCAGGTCTTTAACCTAAACATAGGTCGTGAATGCCAGAGGTCAGCAAATTGCTCAGTGGGAAGTTGGGTTCTAAAAATCCTTCAGGGCGGTCACCTAGGCCTGGCCTAGACCCTGATAGAGTTGGATAGAACATGCAGACAAGACTTGTCTTGGAGGACGGACATTGGCATGCTTTGTCTTTTGTACTTGGGTGAGAGCACGAGCTGTCTCCTTTTGATGTAGTGCACGGGTTGTCCCCTCATGTGCTATTGTAGTGCTCATATCTTTATCATTTGTTACGTAGGTTTCCTTGTTAGAATTGTCTCTTTCTGTTAAAGTTGTAAAGGCTATAAAGCCATGCTCATTGCTTTGAATTAATCAAGTCATTCAAGTCCAGTTTTGTTGTGTTCTTGCTCACATTCTTCTTGTGTTCAAAAGTTCTTAAcaatctggtatcagagccccctTCCACTGGGGCCTGAGAAAGGAGAGTTGTAGTCTTCTTGAGTGACTTGAAAAAGGAGAGAGAtgagtgaagagagagagttCACGCAGCCTGCCATACCACGCTTCAGTGGGCACTATGACCATTGGGCAATGCTCATGGAAAATCTGCTGAGATCTAAGGGATTTTGGAAGCTGGTTCAGACGGGTTATGCTGAGCCACAAGCAGAAGCAGAGCTGACAGAGGCACAACGAAGACAATTGGAAGAGGTGGAGCAGAAAGACCAGAAAATAAAGAATTACATGTTTCAAGCCATTGACAGGACAATTCTGGAGCAGATTCTGGAGAAACGCACCTCGAAGGATATATGGGACTCAATGAA harbors:
- the LOC133730984 gene encoding uncharacterized protein LOC133730984, coding for MAVSSSLTTINSSNIGFRLLKKQGWKEGTGLGISEQGRLEPVATYVKNNKLGLGADKLQKKKLRSETKESRLAAKKRTKIQELEKRLQEKEFERAFCREFWPDNV